Genomic segment of Candidatus Polarisedimenticolia bacterium:
GGGACGAGCGCCCAGGTCTGGCAGTTCATCGCCACGGACAGCGGCCACTACAAGGTCCAGGCCGAGAGCGACCGGGCCCAGGGCTGGGACGTCGCCGGCGGTCCGGGCGCCACCGCGGATGGCGTCAGGATCCACCTCTGGCGCAACGTCGTCAACGTCGACAACGAACTGCGATTCCGCAGCATGACCGGCGGCTTCGAGCTCAAGAAGGCCGAAGAGTCCACCGCGACGCGGTTTTCCGGCCTCGTCCAGGAGCGCGACGCCGACCAGTTCGCGCGATTCGAGGTCGAAGTGGAGCCGGCGGAGCCGCACCGCATCGTCCGGCTGGACCTCCGAGCCGTCGCCCGGCCGTCCGAATTCGCCCTCCCCCGGCTGAACGAGAGCGATCTGGGCGCGGCGCTGCGCGCCCGGCTGGAAGCGGACACCGCGGCCGACAAGTTCGCCGGCGCGGTGATGGTGGCCCGGAGCGGCCAGACGATTTTCAGCGGCGCCTATGGCCTGGCCGACCGCGACCAGAAGATTCCGAACAAGCTGAGCACCCGCTTCCGGATCGGCTCGATGAACAAGATGTTCACGGGGACGGCGGTGCTGCAGCTCGTCCAGGCCAGCAGGATCAAGCTGGACGATCCGCTCGGCAAGTACCTGACCGATTATCCCAATCAGGACATCGCCGCCAAGGTGACGATCCATCAGCTACTGACGCACACCGGCGGCACGGGCGACTTCTTCGGACCGGAATTCGACACGCATCGCCTGGAGCTGCGCACGCTTCAGGACTACGTGAAACTCTTCGGCCAGCGCGGACCGGCCTTCGAGCCAGGCAGCCGGTGGGCATACAGCAACTACGGCATGTTGCTGCTGGGCGTGATCATCGAGCGGGTGACGGGCGTCAGCTACTACGACTACGTCCGCGACAACGTCTACAAGCCGGCCGGCATGGTGGGGACGGGCTCGCTGCCGGAGGACGAAGTCGTGCCGGATCGTTCCATCGGCTACATGAAGCGCGACGGCGCCTGGAAGCCCAATACGGACACGCTGCCCTACCGCGGGACGTCGGCGGGCGGAGGCTACTCGACCGTCGAGGACCTGGCGAGGTTTGCTTCCGCGCTCACCACCCACAAGCTGCTGAACGCCCAGTACACCGAGCTGCTGACGACCGGCAAGGTGGACACGCCGGGCGGCGGCAAGTACGCCTATGGCTTCGACGAGAGGATCGATCAGGCAGTTCGCTCCTTCGGTCATGGCGGCGGCGCGCCGGGCATGAACGGCGACCTGCGGATCTACCCGCAGTCCGGCCATGTGATCGCGGTGCTGTCGAACGTGGATCCGCCCGCCGCCGGCCGGATCTCTCAGTTCATCAGCAACCGGTTGCCGGCCGGGCGCGAGTAGGAGACCGCACATGCCGCTACCGGGCCGGGGTCGGC
This window contains:
- a CDS encoding serine hydrolase — encoded protein: GTSAQVWQFIATDSGHYKVQAESDRAQGWDVAGGPGATADGVRIHLWRNVVNVDNELRFRSMTGGFELKKAEESTATRFSGLVQERDADQFARFEVEVEPAEPHRIVRLDLRAVARPSEFALPRLNESDLGAALRARLEADTAADKFAGAVMVARSGQTIFSGAYGLADRDQKIPNKLSTRFRIGSMNKMFTGTAVLQLVQASRIKLDDPLGKYLTDYPNQDIAAKVTIHQLLTHTGGTGDFFGPEFDTHRLELRTLQDYVKLFGQRGPAFEPGSRWAYSNYGMLLLGVIIERVTGVSYYDYVRDNVYKPAGMVGTGSLPEDEVVPDRSIGYMKRDGAWKPNTDTLPYRGTSAGGGYSTVEDLARFASALTTHKLLNAQYTELLTTGKVDTPGGGKYAYGFDERIDQAVRSFGHGGGAPGMNGDLRIYPQSGHVIAVLSNVDPPAAGRISQFISNRLPAGRE